In Gammaproteobacteria bacterium, the sequence GAGCACTGCTACCACCGCGACATCTCGCCCGACAACATCCTGATCCTGAACGACGGTCGTCTCTTGTTGCTCGACTTCGGCGCGGCCCGGCGCGTCATCGGCGACATGACGCAATCGTTGACGGTCGTACTGCGTCCCGGCTATGCACCGGTCGAGCAATACGACGAGATGCCGGAAATGAAACAAGGCCCATGGACTGACATCTACGCGCTCGCTTCGGTGTTGTACTTCGCCATCATGGGCAAACCACCGGTATCGTCGGTCGCGCGCCTAATGTCGGATCCGCTACAATCGCTGCGTATCGCCGCTGCCGGCAGTTACAGCGACGTGTTCTTGCGTGGAATCGACAAAGCGCTGGCCGTGCTGCCGCACGAGCGGCCGCAGAGCATCACCGAGTTACGGACCGCACTGGGTCTTCGGACACCGCTGCAAGACCCGCCACCCCGACCGCGATTAGCGCGCAAGACCGTCATCCGTTTAGCGCTCGCGAGCGCTATCTTATTGATCGTCGCCGTCATCGGCGGCTTACTTTTATCGCGCGCGCCAAAAACGGCGCCGACCGTAGCAACGGCGACTAGCACCGCGTCGGCGCTCCATGCCGCCGTCAAGCCGTTCAGTCCGGCGACGATGTTGGACCAAGTCATCGACGGACGAGACCGTGCACACACGGTCACCGTATCGGCGGAGAAACCGGTAGTTCGCATCGGCCAAGATCGTCTGCGTTTCAGCATCAGCGCTTCCAAGCCGGGTTATCTTTATGTGTTGACGCTTGGCACGAATCAATCCGATTTCGGATTGTTGTTCCCCAACGGAATCGACCGAGACAATCGTATTGAAGCGGAAAAAGTGTTGACGCTTCCTGGCGAACGGTGGCCACTCAAAGCAACCGGGCCGGCCGGTACCGATCGGTTCGTCGCTATCGTTTCCGACATGCCGCGCGATTTCAGCGGTCTTCGACCGACACCGAACGATATTTTTCTCACCTTCCCGTTGAATGTCGGCGCGCGTCTCTATCGTGACTATTTAGGAACAAGCCCGCTCTACAGTGGTAAGACGGTATGCCTAACCACGCCGTGCTCCCCATCCTATGGCGCAACGGGCTTCTCGATCGAGGAAGTGAACTAGCTTTCGCCGGGGCAGTAGTTAGAAAGAAGGCAGATCGAGGACTACGTTTAGGCAACGACCCACAGCGCGCAAGGCGGTTGCTAACCTTGCGGCTTTTTTACGCGCCGAGCGATACGCTCTTTTGTCACTAGCGCTGTCATGTTGAGGATTAGCGTATTCCTAACGGTCAAACCGTAGTTCACCGACATCCCTTCCATGGTTTGGTGATCCGCTTTGACTTTAAAAATACCGGTTCCGCACTCGGTGTACTCGACGCAACGATATTGGAACACCAGATGGAACTTGTCTTCGAAGGTGCCACGGAGCAATTGTTTGATCGCCTCCCCCGGCACTGAAAGATTCGGCGTGATTAACGTCGCTTCGATATAGCACTGCCCTTGCCCATCGATACCCTGGGCGTAGATGTCGAGGCGCTCGACCGCGAGTTGGTCGTGATACTTTACTTCCAACTCCCATTCCCCGCGCAGGTCGGGATACTTAGATACCCACGAGAGCGTGCTATTGGGCGGGGCTGGGGCCTTGTCCGTTAAGATCAGTTCCCCGTCCGGTAGCTTTAGCGCGCCTTCGACCGCCCGAATAAGCTCACGTTTAGCGTTGGATTCATTGCCGCCCAACCAGCGAGCGATCGTTCTAGCATCGACCCCGGAACGCTCGGCCAGCGCCAGGATGGTGATAGCCGATTTATCGATGCTGTGCTTGAGTTTGTCGACGTTTAACCGCTCCTCGTTATGCCGCGGCGACGCTTTTTTCTCCGTCATATACCTTTTTCCTTCTTCCATTCTTCTGATGTCACTCGGTGTCGGTTGGCGTCGTTTTGTGCGCACTAAAGGTATGCGAATATGCACCGGTCCGACACTTTCGGCAACGAGGGGCGCCGTGCGTACAGCCGGTTTTAGGGCAAAAAGGAACGTTATTTCCCCACTTGCTCAAATCGCCTACTCGACCGTTGGTTCGTCGGAACAAAAACTTTACGAAAACCTCAGTTTCGCGCTTAGGGAGGGGCCATGCCGCATCGTCTCATATTCAGCATCGTCGCTGCCGCAATAAGCATCGGTTCGCTGGGCTTCCCCCGGCCTACACTGGCCGTTCCTGACCAGAAAGTCGCCCTCGTCATCGGCAACGCCGAGTACTCGGCCGCCGAGCGCTTGATCAATCCGCTGAACGATGCGGCCGACATGTGCGCCTCCTTGAAACGCCTCGGCTACGAAACGCTGTGCTATCTGAATCTCAAA encodes:
- a CDS encoding helix-turn-helix transcriptional regulator, yielding MTEKKASPRHNEERLNVDKLKHSIDKSAITILALAERSGVDARTIARWLGGNESNAKRELIRAVEGALKLPDGELILTDKAPAPPNSTLSWVSKYPDLRGEWELEVKYHDQLAVERLDIYAQGIDGQGQCYIEATLITPNLSVPGEAIKQLLRGTFEDKFHLVFQYRCVEYTECGTGIFKVKADHQTMEGMSVNYGLTVRNTLILNMTALVTKERIARRVKKPQG
- a CDS encoding protein kinase, whose translation is MSAPRPPDNDDRTVMPFRATTPTAETRTSAVTSNMLPAGTKLQDEFELIGPVGEGGFGIVYLAYDHTLRRNVAIKEYMPSSLASRKDALTVAVKSERYAETFNAGLKSFVNEARLLAQFDHPSLLKVYRFWEANGTAYMVMPYYEGMSLKDMLSKRDDRPDEVWLKDLLTPLLDALEQLHREHCYHRDISPDNILILNDGRLLLLDFGAARRVIGDMTQSLTVVLRPGYAPVEQYDEMPEMKQGPWTDIYALASVLYFAIMGKPPVSSVARLMSDPLQSLRIAAAGSYSDVFLRGIDKALAVLPHERPQSITELRTALGLRTPLQDPPPRPRLARKTVIRLALASAILLIVAVIGGLLLSRAPKTAPTVATATSTASALHAAVKPFSPATMLDQVIDGRDRAHTVTVSAEKPVVRIGQDRLRFSISASKPGYLYVLTLGTNQSDFGLLFPNGIDRDNRIEAEKVLTLPGERWPLKATGPAGTDRFVAIVSDMPRDFSGLRPTPNDIFLTFPLNVGARLYRDYLGTSPLYSGKTVCLTTPCSPSYGATGFSIEEVN